The following are encoded together in the Neomonachus schauinslandi chromosome X, ASM220157v2, whole genome shotgun sequence genome:
- the LOC110594258 gene encoding protein FAM50A-like isoform X2, giving the protein MAQYKGTASEAGRSMHLMKKREKQREQMEQMKQQIVEENIVKSNIDKKFSAHYDAVEAELKSSTVGLVTLNDMKAKQEALVKEREKQLAKKEQSKELQLKLEKLQEKEHEKEAKRKISSLSFTLEEEEEVGDEEEDAAVTTKKRKLGKNPNVDTSFLPDRDREEEGNRLREELRQEWEAKQEKIKSEEIEITFSYWDGPGHRWTVKMKKGNTMQQFLQKVLEILRKDFSELRSAGAEQLMYIKEDLIIPHHHSFYDFIVTKARGKSGPLFNFYVQDDVRLLSDATVEKDESHAGKVVLPSWYENKHIFPASCWEPYDPEKKWDKYTIR; this is encoded by the exons ATGGCTCAGTACAAGGGCACCGCGAGCGAAGCGGGCCGCTCCATGCACCTgatgaagaagagggagaagcagcgcGAGCAGATGGAGCAGATGAAGCAGCAGATCGTGGAGGAGAACATCGTGAAGTCTAACATTGACAAGAAGTTCTCGGCACACTATGACGCCGTGGAGGCAGAGCTCAAGTCCAGCACCGTCGGTCTTGTGACCCTGAATGATATGAAGGCCAAGCAGGAGGCActggtgaaggagagggagaagcagttggCCAAGAAAGAGCAGTCGAAGGAGCTGCAGCTGAAGCTGGAGAAGCTACAAGAGAAGGAGCACGAGAAGGAGGCCAAGCGGAAGATCTCCAGCCTGTCCTTCaccctggaggaagaggaggaggtaggggatgaggaggaggacGCCGCT gtcaccacaaagaagaggaaattggGGAAGAACCCCAATGTGGACACCAGCTTCCTGCCTGACCGGGACCGTGAGGAAGAAGGGAACCGGCTCCGGGAAGAGCTGCGGCAGGAGTGGGAAGCCAAGCAGGAGAAGATCAAGAGTGAGGAGATCGAAATCACCTTCAGTTACTGGGATGGCCCTGGGCACCGGTGGACAGTCAAGATGAAAAAGGGCAACACGATGCAGCAGTTCCTGCAGAAGGTGCTGGAGATCCTGCGCAAAGACTTCAGCGAGCTCAGGTCGGCGGGGGCGGAGCAGCTTATGTACATCAAGGAGGACTTAATCATTCCCCACCACCACAGCTTCTATGACTTCATTGTCACCAAGGCACGAGGGAAGAGTGGGCCGCTCTTCAATTTTTACGTTCAGGATGATGTGCGGCTGCTCAGTGATGCCACTGTGGAGAAGGATGAGTCCCACGCAGGCAAGGTGGTGCTGCCGAGCTGGTATGAGAACAAGCACATCTTTCCCGCCAGCTGCTGGGAGCCCTATGACCCTGAGAAGAAGTGGGACAAGTACACGATCCGGTGA
- the LOC110594258 gene encoding protein FAM50A-like isoform X1, whose product MAQYKGTASEAGRSMHLMKKREKQREQMEQMKQQIVEENIVKSNIDKKFSAHYDAVEAELKSSTVGLVTLNDMKAKQEALVKEREKQLAKKEQSKELQLKLEKLQEKEHEKEAKRKISSLSFTLEEEEEVGDEEEDAAVYKEELEREEVTTKKRKLGKNPNVDTSFLPDRDREEEGNRLREELRQEWEAKQEKIKSEEIEITFSYWDGPGHRWTVKMKKGNTMQQFLQKVLEILRKDFSELRSAGAEQLMYIKEDLIIPHHHSFYDFIVTKARGKSGPLFNFYVQDDVRLLSDATVEKDESHAGKVVLPSWYENKHIFPASCWEPYDPEKKWDKYTIR is encoded by the coding sequence ATGGCTCAGTACAAGGGCACCGCGAGCGAAGCGGGCCGCTCCATGCACCTgatgaagaagagggagaagcagcgcGAGCAGATGGAGCAGATGAAGCAGCAGATCGTGGAGGAGAACATCGTGAAGTCTAACATTGACAAGAAGTTCTCGGCACACTATGACGCCGTGGAGGCAGAGCTCAAGTCCAGCACCGTCGGTCTTGTGACCCTGAATGATATGAAGGCCAAGCAGGAGGCActggtgaaggagagggagaagcagttggCCAAGAAAGAGCAGTCGAAGGAGCTGCAGCTGAAGCTGGAGAAGCTACAAGAGAAGGAGCACGAGAAGGAGGCCAAGCGGAAGATCTCCAGCCTGTCCTTCaccctggaggaagaggaggaggtaggggatgaggaggaggacGCCGCTGTATACAAGgaggagctggagagggaagaggtcaccacaaagaagaggaaattggGGAAGAACCCCAATGTGGACACCAGCTTCCTGCCTGACCGGGACCGTGAGGAAGAAGGGAACCGGCTCCGGGAAGAGCTGCGGCAGGAGTGGGAAGCCAAGCAGGAGAAGATCAAGAGTGAGGAGATCGAAATCACCTTCAGTTACTGGGATGGCCCTGGGCACCGGTGGACAGTCAAGATGAAAAAGGGCAACACGATGCAGCAGTTCCTGCAGAAGGTGCTGGAGATCCTGCGCAAAGACTTCAGCGAGCTCAGGTCGGCGGGGGCGGAGCAGCTTATGTACATCAAGGAGGACTTAATCATTCCCCACCACCACAGCTTCTATGACTTCATTGTCACCAAGGCACGAGGGAAGAGTGGGCCGCTCTTCAATTTTTACGTTCAGGATGATGTGCGGCTGCTCAGTGATGCCACTGTGGAGAAGGATGAGTCCCACGCAGGCAAGGTGGTGCTGCCGAGCTGGTATGAGAACAAGCACATCTTTCCCGCCAGCTGCTGGGAGCCCTATGACCCTGAGAAGAAGTGGGACAAGTACACGATCCGGTGA